Proteins co-encoded in one Carcharodon carcharias isolate sCarCar2 chromosome 7, sCarCar2.pri, whole genome shotgun sequence genomic window:
- the ankrd11 gene encoding ankyrin repeat domain-containing protein 11 isoform X2: MDGQSRRRGKQPQLSTPTDRMPKHPSQSILGQKRTPSSASKTKDKVNKRNERGETRLHRAAIRGDARRIKELISEGADVNVKDFAGWTALHEACNRGYYDVAKQLLAAGAEVNTKGLDDDTPLHDAANNGHRKVVKLLLRYGGNPHQSNRKGETPLKVANSPAMVNLLLGKGSCSSSDESSTETSEDEDAPSVAPSSSIDGNNTDSEFEKGLRHKIKRQELSKTVTPVKDEYEFDEDDEEDRIPPVDDKHLLKKDYRKDIKTNNCISIPKLETKTYSKNSLLTPKKTPRRILSDTNSSDEEDRLICFSPPLSRPSVHSSLLNTSSKQRESPVKKQQKEKTKVKKKWKKEVKNKEARLGKDDEQFNSSATESEDSESEEEDKGSIQSGISMKDSYMSLKESAMFSSLSASCSSSQGSYVSSKHIPSLVEQHSKPWRADSWKSNMSPVWSDVSSLSESERTRLTSESDYSSEDSSLESIKQMKETKDHKKKNLIDGDVTEKKMTEDIFKILNTDGIVRKFDKQGKVVKKHKVKHKHKMKAKEKGRSQNTLAGPKAESLDMEESKQNADKSVSPENENLSIDRVKVVKHDKEQLKKEEKEKLFKVKSEEKDWLLQDDLGKACKEEKLTKKIKDSSKDNYKSVKEERDKMSKVDKEKPFKEKEKSSKEEKLKIHKDDKKKKAKDKCSKGEKHLKPDKDRSLKDDKEKLKKEKTRKEESDYEDLKTRSQFVDNDDRFSVSDHEDKWFSDLSSDSSFYDLKEDNWSIPIKDFKEHKDGAVGKLVVEAMKEECKEKKKESKLKEKRELNEKRHDKDNLRKKDQDYVEKSAEKKKDQSDKNKSGHGCPLEKERKRKDSTESIKDRKDKDAFENIKERKDTISECNKDRKELKGKPEDASKGDSREFGSECFFKEKPESDFAGRTLEARERHYSEKEKDKKDGTEKKDKLKFEKFKDKSKEKVSLEIEKEKIEKSMFDKFLKDKDTDKEKLYRESGSFKDKREQREKNRDLFNRDKERKVSSELNKEKKEKNVMEKHTEKEKDLTERKEKEKSDKLKGTDLELGKEKNWHSIANDIFTDESGDELDYCELGSNGMCRSDSLPEKEEMKGEKELFPPDKHRKYSADKQHSAGKQKDKELKDKKKDKILTDCGKDKREKSLSERQKEKKDKELADKFKERKDRVSIDLNLEKKVKPKLPEKIEKRYSNDEKVKVKAKEKTDKEVLLKERRLSKGNTIEEEKKCPEKLEDTTFNEFKEDSNDKNSEISSDSFTERAHDSTMCGLNDVSIVGQDIGEEELKDSLSILYTHEKIKEKERNRHSSSSSKKNHEKDKTKKEKRDKSEEFKEATVKREGPPFERETLMSDCDFISHFMKIEKEDESDKSGDAMLSEKKDKSESEKELSKKLEKVANTFISIKEKDKDKKKKDKHKDKSKDDKEKHKEKHGELAMVFKHSKEEQRKDSLSIVRESGGNKEKTKDDYFKNNEIKQKEKIKDGAEKDKNESFKCRMNENDKLNQPKEVSRKDSRPKEKLLVDGDLMMTSFERMLSQKDLEIEERHKRHKERMKLKEKLRHRSGDPKLREKFRSTEEIRRKNFDMPTKKAGSIDTQQRDKKFRDQGPGQIMSPDTKIQPVSGLDAKDWLSTPGLKENLPASPRSDQDRPTGVPKLTPMVSCPSYEDLLPAPHTPNCVNEDFTDLFEGIEPQNSVTMSTISMNACSPSFFDRFINVPTSVHENPNPASIVPVPGLYRSVSMDSRRSLEEEFNINSEKFYRQQSVPASADYDASIPQPMEEKSVVQSEGFSGLSPSYVSPEYGISSPHLEQSHPRMAKSFTENLNPSPESVLNHLQTKSSPSHKFDQLEQSLDSLVTDFGLPLDSSEQQPKSPLTSPNSTLNANLLSISGDPFAPNDSAQNKLSHPSSPHRPCEQLSLSPVDNSLDHSVNWSMGSELQLKPSQISLCEPSKPLCCSETMHTAVMPFVSSLSSPFPESPVQCSMSTPDLGQDGDRGDMTGVDQREESAALDDAITYMSPVRTNSPCDSCKPLPDKCANNVPPETQHLAVESQQEPMKSEKCAQLQQNIPSEDQEESLWNDPFPNSIDDLDLGPFSLPMLPLQDKEDPVIEMTEPKTEEIAKIHDTNNSAAMNTHSEVIDYPSGEEHEAISEILKMEPTLVEDKIEDSVSNTTVEKTSVKVEDIGENNIQPLSMQPIEPDIEFEDKAVDVAPSSLENGTIFKVPEVTEATVKPVIEASKPTKAEEIPQRITRNRAQMLANQSKQNNAASLEKDTAPAQLGKAKGRVADEDDAQAQHPRKRKIPRASHQPMILNPSAQQTREIIQQTLAAIVDAIKLDEIEPYHSDRSNPYFEYLQIRKKIEEKRKILCCIIPQAPQCYAEYVTYTGSYLLDGKPLSKLHIPVIAPPPSLCEPLKELFRHQEAVRGKLRLQHSIEREKLVVSCEQEILRVHCRAARTIANQAVPFSACTMLLDSEVYNMPSENQGDENKTSVRDRFNARQFISWLQDVDDKYDRMKTCLLMRQQHEAAALNAVQRMEWQLKVQELDPAGHKSLCVSEVPSFYVPMVDVNDDFVLLPA, from the exons ATCGTATGCCAAAGCACCCCTCGCAGTCGATTCTTGGACAAAAGAGAACACCAAGTTCTGCCtccaaaaccaaagacaaagtaaATAAAAGAAATGAACGTGGAGAGACACGACTTCACAGAGCTGCCATCCGGGGAGATGCACGGCGGATAAAAGAACTTATTAGTGAAGGTGCAGATGTAAATGTGAAAGACTTTGCAG GATGGACTGCACTGCATGAAGCATGTAATAGAGGTTACTATGATGTTGCTAAGCAACTCCTAGCAGCAGGTGCTGAAGTCAATACAAAAGGCTTGGACGATGACACACCCCTCCATGATGCAGCTAATAATGGTCACCGCAAG GTAGTGAAGCTGCTGTTGAGATATGGAGGGAATCCTCACCAGAGTAACAGAAAAGGAGAGACACCACTCAAAGTTGCCAATTCCCCCGCGATGGTGAATCTGTTACTGGGAAAGGGTTCCTGCAGCTCCAGTGATGAGAGCTCAACAG AAACTTCAGAAGATGAAGATGCTCCCTCAGTTGCGCCTTCCAGTTCAATTGATGGTAATAACACAGACTCTGAGTTTGAGAAGGGCCTAAGGCACAAAATCAAGCGACAAGAGTTATCTAAAACAGTAACACCAGTCAAGGATGAGTATGAATttgatgaggatgatgaggaaGATAGAATACCACCTGTTGACGACAAgcatttgctgaaaaaagattatAGAAAGGACATAAAAACGAACAATTGCATTTCTATTCCTAAATTAGAGACAAAAACTTATTCTAAAAATTCCCTTCTAACACCAAAGAAAACTCCACGACGTATTTTATCTGACAccaacagttctgatgaagaggatAGATTAATATGCTTCTCTCCTCCTCTTAGCAGGCCTTCAGTGCACTCCAGTCTGCTCAATACAAGTTCTAAACAAAGAGAGTCACCAGtaaaaaaacagcaaaaggaaaaaacaaaagtgaaaaaaaaatggaaaaaagaGGTGAAAAACAAGGAAGCCAGATTGGGTAAGGATGACGAGCAATTCAATTCATCTGCAACAGAAAGTGAGGACTCAGAAAGTGAGGAAGAGGATAAAGGTTCCATACAGAGTGGGATTAGTATGAAGGACTCTTATATGAGCCTGAAAGAATCAGCAATGTTCTCTTCATTATCTGCATCCTGTTCTTCCTCTCAAGGGAGCTATGTGTCATCAAAGCATATTCCCAGTCTTGTAGAACAACATTCTAAACCTTGGCGAGCTGATAGTTGGAAATCAAACATGTCGCCCGTTTGGTCTGATGTGAGCTCTTTGTCAGAGTCTGAGAGAACACGACTCACAAGTGAATCTGACTATTCTTCAGAAGATTCAAGTTTAGAGTCTATTAAGCAAATGAAAGAGACAAAAGACCATAAAAAGAAAAATCTCATTGATGGAGATGTTACAGAAAAGAAAATGACGGAAGATATCTTTAAGATTTTGAACACTGATGGAATAGTTCGAAAGTTTGATAAGCAGGGCAAAGTTGTGAAAAAGCATAAAGTGAAACACAAGCACAAAATGAAAGCCAAGGAAAAAGGGCGATCACAGAATACTCTGGCAGGCCCAAAAGCTGAGAGTTTAGATATGGAGGAGTCTAAGCAAAACGCAGACAAATCTGTAAGTCCAGAAAATGAAAACCTTTCAATTGACAGAGTAAAAGTAGTTAAACATGACAAAGAACAACTGAAgaaggaagaaaaagaaaaactttTTAAAGTCAAATCTGAAGAAAAAGATTGGTTACTTCAAGATGATTTAGGGAAAGCCTGTAAAGAAGAAAAGTTAACAAAGAAAATCAAAGACTCCTCCAAAGATAACTACAAATCTgtaaaagaagagagagacaaaatgtCTAAAGTCGATAAAGAAAAACCctttaaagagaaagaaaaatcttCTAAAGAAGAAAAGCTTAAAATCCACAAAGATGATAAAAAGAAAAAGGCAAAGGACAAGTGTTCAAAAGGTGAAAAACATTTAAAACCAGATAAAGATAGAAGTCTTAAAGATGACAAGgaaaaattaaaaaaagaaaagactcGTAAAGAGGAGTCAGATTATGAGGATCTGAAAACCAGGAGTCAATTTGTAGACAATGATGATAGGTTCAGTGTGTCTGATCATGAAGATAAATGGTTTTCAGATTTGTCCTCTGATTCTTCCTTCTATGATTTAAAAGAAGATAATTGGAGTATTCCAATTAAAGACTTTAAGGAACATAAAGATGGCGCAGTAGGGAAACTGGTTGTTGAAGCTATGAAAGAAGAATGTAAGGAAAAGAAAAAGGAATCTAAGTTAAAAGAAAAGCGAGAACTAAATGAAAAGCGCCATGATAAAGACAACTTGAGAAAGAAAGATCAAGATTATGTAGAAAAAAGTGCAGAGAAGAAAAAGGACCAGTCTGATAAAAATAAGTCAGGGCATGGCTGTCCTctggaaaaagagagaaaaagaaaggactCTACTGAAAGTATTAAAGACCGAAAAGATAAAGATGCCTTTGAAAACATTAAAGAACGCAAAGATACCATTTCTGAATGCAACAAGGATAGGAAAGAGCTTAAAGGAAAACCAGAAGATGCTTCTAAAGGTGATTcaagagagtttgggagtgaatgtttcttcaAAGAGAAGCCTGAAAGTGATTTTGCTGGAAGAACATTGGAAGCAAGGGAGAGACATTATTCAGAGAAAGAGAAGGACAAAAAGGATGGAACCGAAAAGAAGGACAAATTAAAATTTGAAAAATTCAAAGACAAGTCTAAGGAGAAAGTTTCATTGgaaattgaaaaggaaaaaatagaGAAAAGCATGTTTGATAAATTCTTAAAAGACAAAGATACTGATAAAGAAAAGCTATATAGAGAGTCAGGTAGTTTCAAAGACAAAAGAGAACAAAGGGAAAAGAACAGAGATCTTTTCAATCGAGACAAGGAGAGAAAAGTCTCATCAGAACTGAATAAagagaagaaagagaaaaatgtaATGGAAAAACATACAGAAAAAGAGAAAGATCTTAcagaaagaaaggagaaagaaaaatcAGATAAACTAAAAGGAACTGATCTGGAACTAGGAAAAGAAAAGAACTGGCACAGCATAGCAAATGACATCTTCACAGatgaaagtggtgatgagctagATTATTGTGAACTTGGAAGTAATGGGATGTGCAGAAgtgactcactgcctgaaaaggaagAGATGAAGGGAGAGAAGGAACTGTTTCCACCTGACAAACACCGAAAATACTCAGCTGACAAACAACATTCAGCAGGGAAGCAGAAAGATAAAGAATTGAAAGATAAGAAAAAGGATAAAATATTAACAGACTGTGGGAAAGACAAGAGAGAAAAAAGTTTATCtgaaagacaaaaagaaaaaaaagacaaagaACTAGCTGATAAATTTAAGGAAAGAAAGGACAGAGTGTCAATAGATTTGAACCTAGAAAAGAAAGTCAAGCCAAAGCTTCCAGAAAAGATAGAAAAGAGATACTCCAATGATGAAAAGGTTAAAGTTAAGGCCAAGGAGAAAACTGACAAAGAGGTTTTATTAAAAGAAAgaaggctttcaaaaggaaatactatcgaagaagaaaaaaaatgccCAGAAAAACTAGAAGATACAACTTTCAATGAATTTAAAGAGGATTCCAATGACAAGAACAGTGAAATTTCATCTGACAGCTTTACAGAAAGAGCACATGATTCCACAATGTGTGGTTTAAATGATGTTTCAATTGTTGGTCAAGATATTGGAGAGGAAGAATTAAAGGATTCTCTTTCTATTCTGTATACGCATGAAAAAATTAAAGAAAAGGAGAGAAACAGGCATTCGTCATCTTcatcaaaaaaaaatcatgagaaagataaaacaaaaaaAGAGAAACGGGATAAGTCAGAGGAATTCAAAGAAGCTACTGTTAAAAGGGAAGGTCCACCATTTGAACGTGAAACCCTGATGTCTGATTGTGATTTTATAAGTCATTTTATGAAAATTGAGAAAGAAGATGAATCAGACAAAAGTGGGGATGCTATGTTAAGTGAGAAGAAAGATAAGAGTGAGTCTGAAAAGGAATTGTCTAAAAAATTAGAAAAAGTTGCAAATACTTTCATCAGTATCAAAGAGAAGGATAAAGACAAAAAAAAGAAAGACAAACATAAGGACAAATCAAAAGATGACAAAGAAAAGCACAAGGAAAAACATGGAGAATTGGCCATGGTCTTCAAACATTCaaaagaagaacaaagaaaagacTCTCTCTCAatagttagagagtcaggtgggAACAAAGAAAAAACAAAAGATGACTACTTCAAAAATAATGAAATTAAACAAAAGGAGAAAATCAAAGATGGAGCAGAAAAGGACAAAAATGAATCATTTAAGTGTAGAATGAATGAAAATGATAAATTAAACCAGCCAAAAGAAGTATCTCGTAAGGACAGTAGGCCTAAGGAAAAGCTTTTAGTTGATGGAGACCTGATGATGACCAGCTTTGAGCGTATGCTAAGCCAGAAAGATCTAGAAATTGAAGAACGGCACAAAAGGCATAAGGAAAGAATGAAACTGAAAGAGAAGCTGAGACACCGATCAGGAGATCCCAAGTTAAGGGAAAAATTTCGAAGTACAGAAGAAATACGTAGGAAGAACTTTGATATGCCAACAAAAAAAGCAGGTTCAATTGACACTCAACAAAGAGACAAAAAATTTAGAGATCAAGGACCAGGTCAAATTATGTCACCAGATACAAAGATTCAGCCAGTTTCTGGTCTCGATGCAAAAGATTGGCTTTCCACTCCTGGACTGAAAGAGAATTTGCCTGCTTCACCAAGATCTGATCAAGACAGGCCCACAGGTGTTCCAAAACTGACTCCAATGGTTTCTTGTCCAAGTTATGAGGACTTGCTGCCTGCACCCCATACACCTAACTGTGTGAATGAAGATTTTACTGATCTATTTGAAGGAATAGAGCCCCAGAATTCAGTGACCATGTCCACAATATCCATGAATGCCTGCTCCCCTTCCTTTTTTGATAGATTTATCAATGTCCCCACTAGTGTTCATGAGAATCCAAATCCAGCTAGCATTGTTCCTGTTCCTGGCCTCTATCGATCAGTATCGATGGATTCCAGGAGATCACTAGAAGAAGAATTTAACATTAATTCTGAGAAATTCTATAGGCAACAGAGTGTGCCAGCTTCAGCAGATTATGATGCCTCCATCCCTCAGCCGATGGAGGAGAAATCAGTTGTTCAGTCTGAGGGGTTCTCTGGCTTGTCACCATCATATGTTTCACCCGAGTATGGGATTTCCTCACCACATTTGGAACAGTCCCATCCTAGAATGGCCAAGTCATTTACAGAAAATCTTAACCCTTCACCTGAAAGTGTACTTAATCATTTGCAGACAAAATCTTCACCATCACATAAATTTGATCAACTGGAGCAGTCTTTAGATAGCTTAGTTACTGATTTTGGTTTGCCATTAGATTCTTCGGAGCAGCAACCAAAATCTCCTTTGACTTCTCCTAATTCAACTTTAAATGCCAACCTTCTGTCTATTTCTGGAGACCCATTTGCTCCTAATGATTCAGCCCAGAATAAACTAAGCCATCCATCTTCTCCACACAGACCATGTGAACAGCTAAGTCTGAGCCCTGTGGATAATTCATTGGATCATTCAGTGAATTGGTCAATGGGCTCTGAGTTGCAGCTGAAGCCATCTCAAATATCTCTTTGTGAACCTTCCAAGCCCCTTTGTTGTTCAGAGACCATGCATACTGCGGTGATGCCATTTGtttcctctctttcctcccctTTTCCTGAATCCCCTGTCCAGTGCTCAATGTCAACCCCTGACTTGGGGCAAGATGGAGACAGAGGTGATATGACAGGAGTGGACCAAAGGGAAGAGTCGGCAGCTTTAGATGATGCTATCACATATATGTCTCCAGTTAGAACAAATTCACCATGTGATTCTTGCAAGCCACTTCCTGATAAATGTGCTAATAATGTGCCTCCAGAAACACAACATTTAGCTGTGGAAAGCCAGCAGGAACCAATGAAGTCAGAAAAATGTGCTCAGCTACAGCAGAATATTCCTTCTGAAGACCAGGAAGAATCCTTATGGAATGATCCTTTTCCAAATTCCATAGATGATCTTGATCTGGGACCATTTTCACTTCCAATGCTGCCATTACAAGACAAAGAAGACCCAGTCATTGAAATGACAGAGCCCAAAACTGAAGAAATTGCTAAGATACATGACACAAATAATTCTGCAGCTATGAATACTCATTCTGAAGTTATAGATTATCCATCAGGGGAAGAACATGAAGCTATTAGTGAGATTCTAAAGATGGAGCCAACACTAGTAGAGGATAAAATTGAGGATAGTGTCAGTAACACAACAGTAGAAAAGACTTCAGTAAAAGTTGAAGATATTGGAGAAAATAATATTCAGCCGCTTTCAATGCAGCCTATTGAACCAGATATAGAATTTGAAGATAAAGCTGTGGATGTTGCTCCAAGTtctttggaaaatggcacaatttTCAAAGTACCAGAAGTTACAGAGGCAACAGTTAAACCAGTAATTGAGGCATCAAAACCAACCAAAGCAGAAGAGATTCCTCAAAGAATCACAAGGAACCGAGCACAAATGTTGGCTAATCAGAGCAAGCAAAATAATGCTGCCTCTTTAGAGAAGGATACTGCTCCAGCTCAATTAGGAAAAGCAAAAGGACGAGTAGCGGATGAAGATGATGCACAGGCGCAGCATCCACGCAAGCGAAAAATCCCTCGTGCAAGTCATCAACCAATGATTCTTAACCCATCAGCGCAGCAAACTCGAGAAATAATCCAACAAACATTGGCTGCTATTGTTGATGCAATTAAATTAGATGAGATTGAGCCATATCATAGTGACCGATCAAACCCCTACTTTGAATACCTTCAAATTCGTAAAAAGATTGAAGAAAAGCGTAAAATCCTGTGCTGTATTATCCCACAAGCACCTCAGTGCTATGCTGAATATGTCACATATACTGGTTCCTATTTGCTGGATGGAAAGCCTCTCAGCAAACTCCATATCCCAGTG ATTGCGCCACCTCCATCCTTGTGTGAGCCATTGAAGGAACTTTTCAGGCATCAGGAAGCTGTGCGTGGGAAACTGCGTCTTCAACATAGCATTGAACGG